A single genomic interval of Candidatus Thermokryptus mobilis harbors:
- a CDS encoding superoxide dismutase, with the protein MPYEAKNFDHLLGTPGFSDQLLKNHFTLYQGYVTNTNKLADILDQMLKEGKTGTPEYAELKRRFGWEFNGMRLHEYYFGNMIKGGKELDKGSAFYKKLTDDFGSYENWEKDFKSTGTMRGIGWVVLYLDPIANRLFNTWINEHDLGHLAGSIPLLIMDVFEHAYMIDYGLKKADYIEAFFKAIDWSVVVNRFNNAPKVTL; encoded by the coding sequence ATGCCTTACGAAGCAAAAAACTTTGATCACCTTCTTGGGACGCCTGGATTTAGCGACCAGTTGCTTAAAAATCACTTCACACTTTATCAAGGTTATGTGACGAATACGAATAAGCTTGCAGATATACTTGACCAGATGTTAAAGGAAGGTAAAACTGGAACACCTGAATATGCTGAGTTGAAAAGAAGATTCGGCTGGGAATTTAACGGGATGCGTCTTCATGAATACTACTTCGGGAACATGATCAAAGGCGGGAAAGAACTCGATAAGGGCTCGGCGTTTTATAAAAAATTGACGGATGATTTCGGTTCATACGAAAACTGGGAAAAGGATTTCAAATCAACCGGGACGATGAGGGGAATCGGTTGGGTCGTCCTTTATCTTGACCCGATAGCGAATAGATTATTTAACACTTGGATAAACGAGCATGACCTCGGGCATCTGGCTGGATCAATTCCACTTCTTATCATGGATGTCTTTGAACACGCATATATGATTGACTATGGTCTGAAGAAGGCAGATTACATTGAGGCATTTTTCAAGGCGATTGACTGGAGCGTTGTCGTTAACAGATTCAACAACGCGCCAAAGGTAACTTTATAA
- a CDS encoding sulfite oxidase yields MPFFIVQHKHESNNCPARNPELGQMLLKHLSSARDYKVEIKSEGVIDGSHRLFLFVESESRENVENFMFPFKQFGDVEIFQASLCESVVNRGGC; encoded by the coding sequence ATGCCGTTTTTCATAGTTCAACATAAACACGAATCAAATAACTGCCCCGCCAGAAATCCAGAACTTGGACAGATGCTTCTAAAACATCTCTCATCGGCAAGAGATTATAAGGTTGAGATTAAATCGGAAGGGGTTATTGATGGCTCGCATAGGTTATTTTTGTTTGTTGAATCTGAAAGCAGAGAAAATGTTGAGAACTTCATGTTCCCATTTAAGCAATTTGGAGATGTTGAAATCTTCCAAGCCTCACTTTGTGAGTCCGTGGTTAATAGAGGCGGTTGTTAA
- a CDS encoding LiaI-LiaF-like domain-containing protein: MNSHKNKLWLGIAFVIIGLTLLLNKFGILTLGWKKIISVVLVIYGAYLGYMGFGLDSNRKVFWGSIWFFFGIYLFIDSSGLLNPEVHFFWPVVLITVGLSFLMAFVNRPRDIALLLPAITLTGIGVLFLLTNLGVIYSFELWEKTEKLWPILLIILGLYFILKRG; the protein is encoded by the coding sequence ATGAATTCTCACAAAAATAAACTTTGGCTTGGAATTGCTTTCGTAATCATTGGGCTAACTTTACTTTTGAATAAATTTGGCATTTTAACTCTTGGCTGGAAAAAGATCATATCGGTGGTCCTCGTAATCTATGGTGCATACTTGGGTTATATGGGATTTGGTCTTGACTCAAACAGGAAGGTCTTTTGGGGTTCAATTTGGTTCTTCTTCGGGATTTACCTTTTCATTGACTCATCCGGTCTTCTAAACCCAGAGGTTCATTTCTTCTGGCCAGTTGTCTTAATTACAGTCGGTTTGTCGTTTTTAATGGCTTTTGTGAATCGTCCACGGGATATAGCTTTACTATTGCCAGCCATTACCTTAACGGGTATCGGTGTTTTGTTTCTTCTTACAAATCTCGGGGTCATATACTCGTTTGAGCTTTGGGAAAAAACGGAAAAATTATGGCCAATTTTATTGATAATCCTTGGACTTTATTTCATACTTAAAAGGGGCTGA
- a CDS encoding cysteine desulfurase produces the protein MREQNNEILTAKIDLEKIRSDFPILKRIVNGKPIIYFDNAATTQRPQQVIDAVKNFYEKMNANIHRAVHTLSYEATIAYEEAHKKVAKFINAKSWREIIFTRNATEAVNLVAYAWGLQNLNEGDEILVTIMEHHSNIVPWQFLKKLKGINLKFVDITDEGYLKVEEFEKLITEKTKLVGVVHASNVLGTINPVKEITQIAKSKGSYVLIDGAQSTPHIKVDVQDIGCDFFVASGHKMLGPTGIGFLYARREILEEMNPFLYGGDMISTVTIEGATWNELPWKFEAGTPNVAGGIGLGAAIDYLQNIGMNKVFEHEKELLNYAFEKMTEIPDIEIYGPRKDRLGVISFNIKGIHPHDVAGVLDQDGIAVRSGNHCTQPLLARLGVENTVRASFYIYNTFDEIDKFIEALKKAVKIFKR, from the coding sequence ATGCGGGAACAAAACAATGAAATTTTAACGGCAAAAATTGACTTAGAAAAAATTAGAAGTGACTTCCCAATTTTAAAACGAATCGTGAACGGCAAACCTATAATTTACTTTGACAACGCAGCTACAACGCAAAGACCTCAGCAGGTAATTGACGCAGTTAAAAACTTTTACGAAAAGATGAACGCAAATATCCACAGAGCTGTACACACATTGAGTTACGAGGCAACGATTGCTTACGAAGAAGCACATAAAAAAGTGGCAAAGTTTATCAATGCGAAGTCATGGCGGGAAATAATTTTCACCAGAAACGCAACAGAAGCAGTAAATCTTGTGGCTTATGCCTGGGGATTGCAAAACTTGAACGAAGGGGATGAGATATTAGTTACGATAATGGAACATCATTCAAACATAGTCCCGTGGCAATTTTTAAAGAAGTTAAAGGGTATAAATCTTAAATTCGTTGATATAACCGATGAAGGTTATCTTAAAGTTGAAGAGTTTGAAAAGTTAATCACTGAGAAGACCAAACTTGTCGGTGTCGTTCATGCTTCAAATGTTCTCGGAACGATAAACCCAGTAAAGGAGATAACTCAAATTGCGAAATCAAAGGGTAGTTATGTTTTAATTGACGGGGCTCAGTCAACACCGCACATAAAAGTTGATGTTCAAGATATCGGTTGCGATTTCTTCGTCGCCTCCGGGCATAAGATGCTTGGTCCAACTGGAATTGGTTTTCTTTACGCAAGGCGTGAAATACTTGAAGAGATGAATCCATTTCTATACGGCGGAGATATGATAAGCACTGTGACAATTGAAGGAGCAACTTGGAATGAACTACCCTGGAAATTTGAAGCCGGGACGCCAAATGTCGCCGGTGGGATTGGACTTGGAGCAGCAATTGATTACCTGCAAAATATCGGGATGAATAAAGTTTTTGAGCATGAAAAGGAACTTTTAAATTATGCTTTTGAGAAGATGACGGAAATTCCAGACATTGAAATTTACGGTCCGAGGAAAGACCGCCTTGGCGTGATTTCGTTCAACATCAAAGGAATTCATCCCCACGATGTAGCCGGGGTCCTTGACCAGGATGGCATTGCTGTAAGATCGGGAAATCACTGTACCCAACCACTTCTTGCGCGCCTTGGCGTTGAAAATACAGTCAGGGCAAGTTTTTACATCTATAACACATTTGATGAAATTGATAAATTCATTGAGGCATTGAAGAAAGCAGTTAAAATTTTCAAAAGATAG
- the nfo gene encoding deoxyribonuclease IV: MERRRLNIGAHVSILGGLYKSVSRATGIGCETMQIFVKSNAQWKARKFTKGEIEKFKVELKRADIHPVIVHSSYLINLCSADREVLNKSRVAFIDELKRCENIGADYFVFHPGAHLGKGLDYGIKLTAESLNIIHEKTKGFKTLSVIEVTAGQGSGIGYRFEQIGKIIELVEDKKRVGVCIDTCHIFSAGYDIRSEKGCEKTFSEFDAIIGIEKIKVFHLNDSMREFNSRVDRHYHIGKGFIGKEAFAYIMRNPIFAGIPKIIETPKGNDDRFDLMNLKTLRKLALL; encoded by the coding sequence ATGGAAAGGCGAAGATTGAACATCGGTGCGCATGTTTCAATTTTGGGTGGTCTTTATAAATCGGTATCAAGAGCTACGGGCATTGGCTGTGAAACGATGCAGATTTTCGTAAAAAGCAACGCGCAATGGAAAGCACGGAAATTTACAAAGGGCGAGATAGAAAAATTTAAAGTTGAATTGAAAAGAGCCGATATTCACCCTGTCATCGTGCATAGTTCGTATTTAATAAATTTGTGTTCAGCTGATAGGGAAGTTCTGAATAAGTCAAGGGTCGCTTTTATTGATGAGTTGAAGCGATGTGAAAATATAGGAGCAGATTATTTTGTTTTTCATCCGGGTGCACATCTTGGGAAGGGACTTGACTATGGAATCAAGTTGACCGCTGAATCACTTAACATAATCCACGAAAAAACAAAAGGTTTCAAAACATTAAGTGTAATTGAGGTAACCGCAGGTCAGGGTTCTGGAATTGGATATAGGTTTGAGCAGATAGGAAAGATAATTGAACTTGTTGAAGATAAAAAAAGAGTCGGGGTTTGTATTGATACATGTCATATATTTTCAGCCGGTTATGACATCAGAAGCGAAAAAGGATGTGAAAAAACTTTTTCGGAGTTTGACGCTATAATTGGAATTGAAAAAATAAAGGTTTTTCATCTCAACGATTCAATGCGTGAATTTAATTCTCGCGTTGATAGACATTATCACATAGGTAAGGGATTTATTGGAAAGGAAGCTTTTGCTTACATAATGCGAAACCCGATTTTCGCTGGGATACCGAAAATAATAGAAACACCAAAAGGGAATGATGATAGATTTGATCTGATGAACCTTAAAACCCTGCGAAAACTTGCTTTGCTATGA
- a CDS encoding HesB/IscA family protein, translating into MSQINQEQIEKIKITDRAAKEIKQIIADNDIPNEYALRVGVKAGGCSGFSYVLIFDTVKENDIIFESNGIRVVIDPKSLFYLEGTELDFVDSLMGRGFVFHNPNATRSCGCGGSFSV; encoded by the coding sequence ATGAGTCAGATCAATCAAGAGCAAATTGAGAAGATTAAAATTACAGATAGAGCAGCTAAAGAGATAAAGCAAATAATCGCTGATAACGATATACCAAATGAATACGCATTAAGGGTCGGAGTGAAAGCAGGCGGATGTTCTGGCTTTTCATATGTTTTGATATTTGACACCGTCAAAGAAAACGACATCATATTTGAATCAAATGGCATCAGGGTTGTAATTGACCCGAAAAGCTTATTTTATCTTGAAGGGACTGAGCTTGACTTTGTTGATAGTTTAATGGGTCGCGGTTTTGTGTTCCATAATCCAAATGCTACGAGAAGTTGTGGTTGCGGTGGTTCATTCTCTGTTTGA
- a CDS encoding DUF2203 domain-containing protein — MSYIHKKHFTLESARELLEQIKPLVARLIELKKDLDAKGYDIYRHRYFSGGPNGLKNYPPELEELVAIIERIESLGALVKGIDRGLIDFPYIRENGQEVYLCWMFGEDDIQYWHTISDGFMGRRPLDEI, encoded by the coding sequence ATGAGCTACATTCACAAAAAACATTTCACGCTTGAATCAGCAAGAGAACTTCTTGAACAGATAAAGCCACTTGTCGCACGCTTAATTGAACTAAAGAAAGATCTTGACGCTAAAGGATACGATATTTACAGACATAGATATTTTTCCGGCGGTCCAAATGGGTTAAAAAATTACCCTCCAGAACTTGAGGAACTTGTAGCGATAATTGAAAGGATTGAATCACTCGGAGCACTCGTCAAAGGAATTGACCGAGGTCTTATAGATTTTCCATACATAAGGGAAAATGGACAAGAGGTTTATCTTTGCTGGATGTTTGGAGAGGATGACATCCAATACTGGCACACAATTAGCGATGGTTTTATGGGTAGAAGACCGCTTGACGAGATTTAA
- the sufD gene encoding Fe-S cluster assembly protein SufD: protein MSEITLPNCLSTETIDKISHTRSEPEWLIEKRIQALEVFDSLDLPESKYTKIKRFNPEILNPFAQGETSKVMFNIDKLDIFILQANTSIRYRVSKSLSNKIVLLPLADALKEYEELIREKIFSRFKFEKNKFTALHLALLNAGVFIYIPDDIELDQPIYIINEVQTENAGIFSHNLIIVGKNSRITIVEENHCCLGDEYAFASNVSEIFSGEGSYVNFISINNLAFGIYNYIERIFNPDKDSKINLISNWLGGKYTIARHEGILENPGSEFRDIQIAFAGGNQHFDLTSYAQHISPYTKSNVVMRGVAKDKARLVFYGLVDIEKDAHDSDSYLSEHAMLLNPGARANAIPSLQIKNANVRAGHGATVGQIDEEQIFYLMTRGLNESEARKAIVEGFLLPAFDEIRIDFVRERIQTMIHQKWDSQK from the coding sequence ATGTCTGAAATAACACTGCCAAATTGTTTATCAACCGAAACCATAGATAAAATTTCACACACACGAAGTGAACCTGAATGGCTCATAGAAAAGAGAATCCAGGCGCTTGAAGTTTTTGACTCCCTTGACCTGCCAGAGTCAAAATACACGAAAATAAAAAGATTTAACCCGGAAATTTTAAACCCATTTGCGCAAGGGGAGACCTCCAAAGTTATGTTTAACATAGATAAACTTGACATCTTCATCCTTCAAGCAAACACATCAATAAGGTATAGAGTCTCCAAATCACTCTCAAATAAAATTGTTTTATTGCCCCTTGCCGACGCCTTAAAAGAATACGAAGAATTGATTCGTGAAAAAATTTTTTCAAGATTTAAGTTTGAGAAGAATAAATTCACGGCGCTTCATCTTGCGCTTTTAAACGCTGGCGTTTTCATCTATATCCCCGATGACATTGAACTTGACCAGCCAATTTACATAATAAATGAGGTGCAAACTGAGAATGCCGGCATATTTTCACATAATCTTATAATCGTTGGGAAAAACTCGCGCATTACGATAGTTGAAGAGAATCATTGTTGCCTTGGAGATGAATATGCCTTTGCCTCAAATGTGAGTGAAATTTTCAGTGGTGAGGGAAGCTATGTTAACTTCATAAGCATAAATAATCTCGCTTTTGGCATCTACAATTATATTGAAAGGATTTTTAACCCTGATAAGGATTCAAAAATTAACTTAATAAGCAATTGGCTCGGCGGTAAATATACAATAGCCAGGCATGAAGGAATACTTGAAAATCCTGGTTCTGAGTTTAGAGATATTCAAATTGCGTTCGCAGGCGGGAATCAACATTTTGATTTAACAAGTTATGCTCAGCATATAAGTCCATATACAAAGAGTAATGTAGTGATGAGAGGTGTAGCAAAGGACAAAGCGAGATTGGTTTTTTACGGTCTCGTTGACATTGAGAAAGATGCGCACGATTCTGACTCTTATTTAAGCGAGCATGCGATGCTTTTAAACCCCGGGGCTCGTGCAAACGCTATACCATCGCTTCAGATTAAAAATGCCAATGTGCGAGCAGGTCATGGGGCAACGGTTGGTCAAATTGATGAAGAACAAATTTTTTATCTTATGACCCGTGGATTAAATGAGAGCGAAGCAAGGAAAGCAATCGTTGAAGGTTTCCTATTACCCGCTTTTGATGAGATAAGAATTGACTTCGTACGCGAAAGGATTCAAACGATGATACATCAAAAATGGGATTCACAAAAATAA
- the lysA gene encoding diaminopimelate decarboxylase, whose amino-acid sequence MHFYYKVDELYCENVPIRKIVEEFQTPIYIYSKAQVIENFNLLKESLRGHKILYALKANSNPEILKILKDLGAGADTVSAGEIYIALKSGFKPSDISFAGVGKYDEEIKFAIENDVFSLNVENEEEIYIIAKLAENLNKKVRLLIRINPDIDARTHPYISTGIKTSKFGINPDEAIDVFKKAGKMPWIEVIGIHTHIGSQITDVEPFIETAKFILRYIEKLEKEGIKISHIDFGGGIGVKYKNALKYEKLPLENDEDRELNLNEFSKEVLPLLESLGCEIMFEPGRFIIANAGILVGKVLYKKKNRDKNFIITDIAMTELIRPVLYGAYHQIVPVEIKSTEIETADIVGPVCETSDFIAKDRKINKVSRGDYLAVLTSGAYGFVASSNYNSRLRPAEILIDGENYYLIRSRETFSDLLSKTILAKK is encoded by the coding sequence ATGCACTTTTATTACAAAGTAGATGAACTTTACTGTGAAAATGTTCCAATTAGAAAGATCGTTGAGGAATTCCAAACGCCAATTTATATCTACAGCAAAGCGCAGGTAATTGAAAATTTCAATTTATTGAAAGAATCTCTTCGTGGTCACAAAATCCTTTATGCATTGAAGGCAAATTCAAACCCAGAAATTTTAAAAATTTTGAAGGACCTTGGCGCTGGCGCTGATACTGTCTCAGCGGGTGAAATATACATCGCTTTGAAATCGGGCTTTAAACCTTCTGATATATCCTTTGCTGGGGTGGGAAAATATGACGAAGAAATAAAATTTGCGATTGAAAATGATGTCTTCTCGCTTAATGTTGAAAATGAAGAAGAAATTTACATCATCGCGAAATTAGCGGAAAATTTAAATAAAAAGGTTAGGCTTTTAATACGTATCAATCCTGACATTGATGCAAGGACACATCCGTATATCTCAACTGGAATTAAAACAAGTAAGTTCGGAATCAACCCAGACGAAGCAATTGATGTGTTTAAAAAGGCAGGTAAGATGCCTTGGATTGAAGTTATAGGTATTCACACTCATATTGGTTCACAAATCACAGATGTTGAGCCGTTTATTGAGACGGCAAAGTTTATTTTGAGATATATTGAAAAATTGGAAAAAGAAGGAATAAAAATTTCGCATATTGATTTTGGTGGTGGGATTGGTGTGAAATATAAAAATGCCTTGAAGTACGAAAAATTGCCACTTGAAAATGATGAAGACCGTGAGTTAAATCTTAACGAATTTAGCAAGGAAGTCCTGCCATTGCTTGAAAGTTTGGGTTGTGAGATAATGTTTGAACCGGGAAGATTTATCATTGCAAATGCAGGTATTCTTGTCGGGAAGGTCCTTTATAAAAAGAAAAACAGAGATAAAAATTTCATTATCACTGACATTGCCATGACCGAGCTTATAAGACCAGTTCTTTACGGTGCTTATCATCAAATTGTTCCTGTTGAGATCAAATCAACCGAGATTGAAACAGCCGATATCGTTGGACCGGTATGTGAAACGAGCGATTTTATAGCCAAGGATAGAAAAATTAACAAAGTTTCAAGAGGTGATTATCTCGCTGTCTTGACATCAGGTGCATATGGCTTTGTGGCAAGTTCAAATTACAATTCAAGATTAAGACCCGCAGAAATTCTAATTGATGGGGAAAATTATTATCTTATACGCAGTCGTGAAACTTTTTCCGATTTGTTAAGTAAAACTATTTTAGCGAAAAAATAA
- the sufU gene encoding Fe-S cluster assembly sulfur transfer protein SufU — protein MDDLQMEILLDHYQNPRNFGHLENPDIVYEEGNPSCGDQIRIEIKLEDNRIADIKFTGKGCTISQASASILTEIVKGKSLDEIKNFSKEDMLNALGIPISPIRLKCALLGLKVLKAGIYGIKTWPGEED, from the coding sequence ATGGATGACCTTCAAATGGAAATTTTACTTGATCACTACCAAAATCCGAGAAACTTCGGACATCTTGAAAATCCTGACATAGTCTATGAAGAGGGGAATCCCTCCTGTGGAGATCAGATAAGAATTGAAATTAAGCTTGAGGACAACAGAATAGCCGACATCAAATTCACTGGAAAAGGTTGCACCATAAGTCAAGCGTCCGCATCAATTTTGACTGAGATTGTCAAGGGCAAATCACTAGATGAAATCAAAAATTTCAGCAAAGAAGATATGTTAAATGCGCTTGGGATTCCGATAAGTCCGATAAGATTGAAATGCGCTCTTTTAGGGCTTAAGGTTTTAAAAGCAGGAATATACGGCATAAAAACCTGGCCTGGGGAAGAGGATTGA
- a CDS encoding Rieske (2Fe-2S) protein, translating to MTITGQFIEVASVDQIKNGELKAFDVNGESIILINLNGQFYAYKNQCSHMELELTDAEIEGEILTCPWHGAQFDIKTGEVVRLPASEPLEKYEIKVEDGKIFIKI from the coding sequence ATGACGATAACGGGTCAATTCATTGAAGTCGCAAGTGTTGATCAAATCAAAAACGGTGAATTAAAAGCTTTTGATGTGAATGGTGAATCAATAATTTTGATAAATTTGAACGGTCAATTTTATGCCTATAAAAATCAATGCTCCCATATGGAACTTGAATTAACCGATGCCGAGATTGAAGGTGAAATTTTAACTTGTCCGTGGCATGGGGCTCAGTTTGACATCAAGACGGGTGAGGTTGTGCGACTTCCGGCGTCAGAACCACTTGAAAAATACGAGATAAAAGTTGAAGACGGAAAAATTTTCATAAAAATTTAA
- a CDS encoding archaemetzincin family Zn-dependent metalloprotease: MGKIDICLVEVGKVDEQTIEIIERNFPIYFNWNIKEIFKLPIPAQSFNPKRKQFHSSTIILFISNSLSKKPCKFVISVTEVDLYVEGLNFVFGEARPDLGVCIISTYRLKPEYYGESKDLKIFERRVLTEAVHEIGHLLNLKHCKDPNCVMFFSNSIFDTDRKGFLFCDRCKIKITEIK, translated from the coding sequence ATGGGGAAAATTGATATCTGCCTTGTTGAAGTTGGTAAAGTAGATGAACAAACGATAGAAATAATTGAAAGAAATTTTCCGATCTATTTCAATTGGAACATAAAAGAAATCTTTAAACTTCCCATCCCCGCTCAAAGTTTTAACCCGAAACGAAAACAATTTCATTCCTCAACGATAATTTTATTTATATCAAACTCACTTTCAAAAAAGCCGTGTAAATTTGTGATATCAGTTACTGAGGTTGATCTATATGTTGAGGGCTTGAATTTCGTTTTTGGCGAGGCAAGACCAGATCTTGGCGTTTGCATAATCTCAACCTACCGGCTAAAACCCGAATATTACGGCGAAAGTAAAGATTTGAAAATTTTTGAAAGAAGAGTTTTAACTGAAGCTGTCCACGAAATTGGGCATTTGCTAAATTTAAAACATTGCAAGGATCCAAATTGCGTGATGTTTTTCTCAAATTCTATATTTGATACTGATAGGAAAGGTTTCTTATTTTGTGATAGATGCAAAATTAAAATAACCGAGATCAAATGA
- a CDS encoding protein O-mannosyl-transferase family: MIEKLKAESYSLFPALVSFLVYLYTLSPSVDFIDSGELTAVSFTLGIAHPTGYPLFTFISRVFLLLPLPLRVISKANLFSALSSSLAIFFFAKFLISIAGKKAKDPKLFASLTSLALSFSLFFWEQALSFEVYSFQSLLISLILYSLFKFRSTGSLRYFFFFSFLLGLSFTNHLTIIFLIPSVIYIFISEFCRELNFKISLFSLVLFLIGLTPLCLSAYKS; encoded by the coding sequence ATGATTGAAAAACTTAAAGCTGAAAGTTATTCACTTTTTCCAGCGCTTGTGTCTTTTCTTGTCTATCTTTATACATTGAGTCCATCGGTTGATTTCATAGATTCTGGTGAATTAACTGCGGTTTCATTTACACTTGGCATAGCGCATCCAACGGGTTATCCTCTCTTTACATTTATTTCTCGCGTTTTTTTACTTCTTCCTTTGCCTTTGCGTGTAATTTCAAAGGCGAACTTGTTTTCAGCCCTATCTTCTTCGCTTGCCATTTTCTTCTTCGCAAAATTTCTAATTTCAATCGCAGGTAAAAAAGCAAAAGACCCAAAACTTTTCGCTTCATTGACATCCCTTGCTCTTTCTTTTAGTTTATTTTTCTGGGAACAAGCACTTTCTTTTGAGGTTTATTCTTTCCAATCTTTACTGATTTCCCTGATACTTTACTCCCTTTTTAAATTTAGATCAACTGGTAGCTTGCGATATTTCTTCTTTTTTAGCTTCCTGCTCGGTCTTTCGTTTACAAATCATCTCACGATAATTTTCCTCATCCCATCTGTGATATATATTTTCATCTCTGAATTTTGCAGGGAACTAAACTTTAAAATTTCCCTTTTTTCCCTTGTTCTTTTCTTAATCGGTTTAACACCTCTTTGTTTATCTGCCTATAAGAGCTAA
- a CDS encoding IscS subfamily cysteine desulfurase yields MAIRFPIYLDNHATTPIDPRVLDAMLPYFTEKFGNSASRQHQFGWEAESGVELARKQVAELINANPKEIIFTSGATESINLALKGIALAYSEKGKHIITTQIEHKAVLDTCKRLEKWGFKVDYVQVDKYGLVDPDEIKKRITKETILVSVMFANNEIGTIEPIEEIGKICAEMNVLFHTDAAQALGKIPIDVQRMNIDLMSMSAHKLYGPKGVGALFIKKKMPKIKIVPIIDGGGHENGLRSGTLNVPGIVGFGKACEIAKNEMMEESERLKKLRDKLQDGIMSQIEDVYLNGHPERRLPNNLNLSFDGVESEAIMMGMKEIAVSSGSACSSASVEKSHVLKAIGLNDDLIAGAIRFGLGRFNTEEEIDYAINRVVEVVNNLRNISPRYKLKKEATKI; encoded by the coding sequence ATGGCGATTCGTTTCCCGATTTACCTTGACAATCACGCCACGACTCCCATTGATCCGAGAGTACTTGATGCGATGCTTCCATATTTTACGGAGAAATTTGGCAATTCAGCAAGTCGTCAGCATCAATTTGGATGGGAAGCTGAATCTGGGGTTGAACTCGCCAGAAAACAAGTCGCCGAACTTATAAACGCCAACCCAAAGGAAATTATCTTCACAAGCGGAGCCACGGAATCAATAAATCTCGCCTTGAAAGGTATTGCCCTTGCTTACTCAGAAAAAGGAAAACACATAATAACGACTCAGATAGAACATAAAGCCGTCCTTGACACCTGTAAACGACTTGAAAAGTGGGGATTTAAAGTTGATTATGTTCAAGTTGATAAATACGGTCTTGTTGACCCGGATGAAATCAAAAAAAGAATCACAAAGGAAACAATCCTTGTCAGTGTAATGTTCGCAAATAATGAGATTGGGACAATTGAACCGATAGAAGAAATTGGCAAGATTTGCGCCGAGATGAATGTCTTATTCCATACAGATGCTGCGCAAGCTTTGGGCAAAATCCCGATTGATGTGCAAAGGATGAACATTGACCTTATGTCAATGTCAGCTCATAAACTTTACGGTCCAAAAGGCGTTGGTGCTCTTTTCATAAAAAAGAAAATGCCTAAGATAAAAATTGTCCCGATAATTGATGGTGGCGGTCACGAGAACGGATTAAGGTCTGGAACACTCAATGTCCCAGGGATAGTTGGCTTCGGGAAAGCTTGTGAGATAGCGAAAAATGAAATGATGGAGGAATCAGAAAGATTAAAGAAACTTCGCGATAAACTTCAAGATGGAATAATGAGCCAGATTGAGGATGTCTATTTAAACGGTCATCCTGAGAGAAGATTGCCAAACAATTTAAACTTGAGCTTTGACGGGGTCGAAAGCGAAGCGATAATGATGGGAATGAAGGAGATCGCAGTTTCAAGTGGTTCAGCTTGTTCATCAGCAAGCGTTGAGAAATCGCATGTGCTTAAAGCGATCGGATTAAACGACGATTTGATAGCCGGTGCGATAAGATTTGGGCTTGGAAGATTTAATACAGAAGAGGAAATTGACTACGCAATAAATCGCGTTGTTGAGGTTGTAAATAACTTGCGAAATATATCCCCAAGATATAAATTGAAAAAAGAAGCGACGAAAATTTAA